The DNA window AGAAGTGTTTGGGGATGTTGAGGTGGGCTTTGTCGTTGCTGGAGTTGCATCAGGAGATGGAGAAACCGTTTTGGAAGTGGTTGTCGTGGTTGTCGTGGTCGTCGAATTATTAGGTGACAGTAATGATTTTGGCGCATCTTGATTAGTACACCCAATAAATGCAAGGCTTGCCATCACAGTCATTAAGCCAAGTCGAATTTGCAACATGATTCCTGCTCCTGATATCTGCTTTCTAAGTATAGCGATCGCCACTTTAGTTAAGACATAAAACCAAAATGAGAGTTCCGACCTTGCTGATAAGAACCAATTTTTTGTGGCGCGGCTTCGCCGCGCCACAAAAAATTGGTTCTTATTAACATGTTGAAATTCTAGCTGCACCTCGTAATTGATTAGCGTACCATTGGGAAACTCGATCTAATCCTGCTAGTTCACTTACAGCAATTCCGTTATGTCCATGCTCTTTCCCTGAGCTGTGAATATATTCACCATTGCCGATGTAGATGCCAACATGGGTTGCTTTTGTGGGACTGCCGAAAAATATTAAATCACCGATTTGGATTTCTTCTATATTTACGGGTTTGGCGAATACTTCTTGTTGATAGGCATCGCGAGGTATCCAAATACCAACCGAGGCAAAAGCCGCTTGCATTAATCCTGAACAATCATAATTTGGCGCAACTGTTCCGCCCCACAAATACTCATTGGGTATTGCCATAGCTTTTTGAATAAACGCAATTACCTGAGTAAGGCGATCGCTTATTTCTTGAGTACTTAAAGCTGGCGGTAAATTATCGATAAAACTTTGGCGATCGCTTAGTTCTAATTTCTCAAAATCTTGACGATCAAATAACCCCGTATAGTCATCTTCAAGTAATTTAATTTCGAGGAAATTTGGATCGGATTCTAGTACTTGCAAATATCGACCCTTTGCCATCTGCGTTGCTAGGCGATCGAGTTTTGGTGAATCGTAAATATTAATGTCAGCCAAACTGCGATAAATCATGATAATTTTTTGCCCTTAATTTTTTTGCTCTAGCCACTATAGCAATACAAATTTTGCTTGGGACACAAAACCCAAATATGATGGCGCTTTGCGCCGCCATCATATTTGGGAATATAAAGAAGAAAGGAGTCGCAAAGTGACTCCTTTCTTCTTTATAT is part of the Pseudanabaena sp. BC1403 genome and encodes:
- a CDS encoding C40 family peptidase, coding for MIYRSLADINIYDSPKLDRLATQMAKGRYLQVLESDPNFLEIKLLEDDYTGLFDRQDFEKLELSDRQSFIDNLPPALSTQEISDRLTQVIAFIQKAMAIPNEYLWGGTVAPNYDCSGLMQAAFASVGIWIPRDAYQQEVFAKPVNIEEIQIGDLIFFGSPTKATHVGIYIGNGEYIHSSGKEHGHNGIAVSELAGLDRVSQWYANQLRGAARISTC